A single Planktothrix tepida PCC 9214 DNA region contains:
- a CDS encoding lysozyme inhibitor LprI family protein — protein sequence MKRQLLFSLTIILTVLENCFSPGYANSISTVKRQSQQIAQSQVNCNNPRGDVEVRACIRLRYEAADQRLNQVYQQIIPTLSSEEKALLVEAQRGWIQLRDNNCEFEVYRSRGGTGHRGFLNECLERMTKQRTAELENYLQQR from the coding sequence ATGAAAAGGCAGCTACTTTTTAGCTTAACAATAATCTTGACAGTGTTGGAGAATTGTTTTTCACCAGGTTATGCTAACTCAATTTCAACGGTTAAACGCCAATCTCAGCAAATTGCACAGTCACAGGTTAATTGCAATAATCCTAGAGGTGATGTAGAAGTTAGAGCGTGTATCCGGTTAAGATATGAAGCAGCAGATCAGAGATTAAATCAAGTTTACCAACAGATTATTCCAACGTTGAGTAGTGAAGAAAAAGCTTTACTGGTTGAAGCACAGCGAGGCTGGATTCAATTACGTGATAATAACTGCGAATTTGAAGTTTACAGGAGTCGAGGGGGTACGGGTCATAGAGGATTTCTCAATGAATGTTTGGAGCGCATGACTAAACAGCGTACAGCCGAGTTAGAAAATTATTTACAACAGAGATAA